GCCGTCTCGGTTGCCTTTGCCGCAGTAAACTTAGCCAAGCATATTTTTGCCAACCTGAAAAAAGTCAGGGTTTTGCTGGTGGGAGCCGGGGAAACCATAGAACTGGTGGCAAAACACCTTTATGAAAACAATGTCGGCAATATTACCGTCGCCAACCGTACCCTGGCCCGTGCAGAAGCCATGGCGGAGCAGGTGGGGGCAGACGTGATCACCCTGGGGCAGATCCCCGAACAAATCGCCAATGCCGATATCGTTATCAGCTCTACCGGCTCGACCTTGCCTATTATAGGTAAAGGCATGGTGGAACATGCGTTGGAGCAGCGCAAACACCAGCCCATTTTTATGGTGGACCTGGCGGTGCCGCGGGATATTGAGGAACAGGTGGCGGAACTGGAAGACGTGTTTTTATACACGGTTGACGATCTGCAGGGCATTATCGCCAAGAATATTGCCAACCGCCGTAAAGCCGCGGTGCAGGCAGAAGGCATGGTGAATACCCAGACCGATAGCTTTATGGCCTGGTTAAGGGGCCTGAATACCCAGGATGCCGTGCTAAGTTACCGCAACCAGTGCCAGGAGCACAGGGATGTTTTGATTGAAAAGGCGCTGCAGCAGCTCAAAGGCAATAAAAATCCGGAGGCTGTGGTGGCGGAGCTGGCGACTAAACTCACCAACAAGCTGATGCATGCCCCCACCAGTGCGTTGCAGTCGGCGGCCCAGGGCGGGGATCTGGATAAGCTTATTTATCTCAGGGATATTTTTAACCTGGACCAAAAGTGATTC
This genomic window from Thalassomonas viridans contains:
- the hemA gene encoding glutamyl-tRNA reductase, which codes for MSIVAVGINHKTAPVAVREKISFSPDHLTQALQEMLSSVQCREAAILSTCNRTELYLVQDGDMDQARERIVRWLESYHQVPGATIAPSLYWHQDKAAVNHMMRVACGLDSLVLGEPQILGQMKQAYSQAKAADSMALIMDRLFQRTFGVAKQVRTETEIGASAVSVAFAAVNLAKHIFANLKKVRVLLVGAGETIELVAKHLYENNVGNITVANRTLARAEAMAEQVGADVITLGQIPEQIANADIVISSTGSTLPIIGKGMVEHALEQRKHQPIFMVDLAVPRDIEEQVAELEDVFLYTVDDLQGIIAKNIANRRKAAVQAEGMVNTQTDSFMAWLRGLNTQDAVLSYRNQCQEHRDVLIEKALQQLKGNKNPEAVVAELATKLTNKLMHAPTSALQSAAQGGDLDKLIYLRDIFNLDQK